From a region of the Bradyrhizobium diazoefficiens genome:
- a CDS encoding recombinase family protein — MLGPLMSSTINRFVAYYRVSTAKQGASGLGLAAQRSAVAAYLKEQGQVIAEFKEVESGRRSDRPALEQALAAARVHRVPLVVAKVDRLTRSVAFLSRLLESGAEVRFADLPAIEGPTGRFMLQQMAAVAELEAGLISTRTKAALAAAKKRGVKLGGFRGAAISKAAHQASKIARQRMATQRVHDLMPTLRELQSGGVTSHEGLARALTDRRIPTSRGHTEWTGVQVARVLRRGASSGAGINHEYRKDHERVEV, encoded by the coding sequence ATGTTGGGGCCCCTCATGTCGTCCACAATCAACCGCTTCGTTGCCTATTATCGCGTATCGACCGCCAAGCAGGGAGCATCCGGACTTGGACTGGCTGCCCAAAGGTCCGCCGTTGCCGCCTACCTGAAGGAGCAAGGGCAGGTCATCGCGGAGTTCAAGGAGGTTGAGAGTGGACGCCGGAGCGACAGACCGGCCCTGGAACAGGCGCTTGCTGCGGCTCGCGTTCATCGCGTTCCTCTTGTCGTCGCTAAGGTAGATCGTCTTACGAGATCGGTAGCGTTTCTTTCGCGTCTGCTGGAATCCGGGGCGGAGGTGCGCTTTGCAGACCTGCCCGCAATCGAGGGCCCCACGGGTCGATTCATGCTTCAGCAGATGGCCGCCGTGGCGGAGTTGGAAGCGGGACTCATTTCCACGCGGACCAAGGCGGCTCTGGCAGCGGCGAAGAAGCGGGGCGTCAAGCTTGGAGGCTTCCGAGGAGCGGCGATATCCAAGGCAGCGCATCAAGCAAGCAAGATCGCACGCCAAAGAATGGCTACCCAACGGGTACACGACCTCATGCCAACCCTCAGAGAGCTACAGAGCGGCGGGGTGACATCCCATGAAGGGCTGGCTCGTGCACTTACCGATAGACGTATCCCTACCTCACGGGGGCACACCGAATGGACAGGGGTACAGGTCGCGCGTGTCCTTCGGAGGGGTGCGTCATCAGGCGCGGGGATCAATCATGAATACCGGAAGGATCACGAAAGGGTAGAGGTTTAG
- a CDS encoding DUF4268 domain-containing protein: MNETLGQLERVELRNIWTSESVDFTPWLARRENIALLGETLGLDLEVEAQEKAVGPFRADILCKDIGTGAWVLIENQLERTDHSHLGQLLTYASGLEAVTIIWIAARFTEEHRSTLDWLNRITDESFRFFGLEVELWRIGGSPAAPKFNIISKPNDWSHYVAQAARALDDGALSETREMQREYWASLNSVLTAEAGRVAGNKKPQAQSWMAYPIGRSGFYLAATMNRAKGQIRAELYIGNEQAKAFFGLLKAQKELIEKELGYPLEWEELPTRRDSRIAIYRDGIDPDNESDWPQQHQWLAKRLNDLHRVLSVRVAALNADKWNPEGSV, translated from the coding sequence ATGAATGAAACACTTGGGCAGTTAGAACGCGTCGAACTGAGAAACATATGGACGAGCGAATCGGTCGATTTCACGCCGTGGCTCGCACGTCGCGAGAATATAGCGCTTCTTGGAGAAACGCTGGGCCTAGACTTGGAAGTTGAGGCGCAAGAGAAAGCGGTAGGGCCGTTCCGTGCTGATATCCTCTGCAAAGATATTGGAACGGGCGCTTGGGTTCTCATAGAGAATCAATTGGAGCGAACCGACCACAGCCATCTTGGTCAACTTCTGACATATGCGTCTGGCCTCGAGGCCGTAACAATAATTTGGATCGCAGCCCGATTTACAGAAGAGCATCGGTCTACGCTCGATTGGCTCAACCGCATCACCGATGAGAGCTTCCGATTTTTCGGCCTGGAAGTTGAGCTTTGGCGAATAGGCGGATCACCGGCCGCACCAAAATTCAATATCATCTCGAAACCGAACGACTGGTCGCACTATGTCGCACAAGCCGCCCGTGCGCTTGACGATGGTGCCCTTTCCGAAACTCGCGAGATGCAACGAGAGTATTGGGCCAGTCTCAATTCTGTTCTTACGGCAGAAGCCGGGAGAGTCGCAGGAAATAAGAAACCACAAGCCCAATCGTGGATGGCCTATCCAATCGGCAGAAGCGGCTTCTATCTTGCCGCGACCATGAATCGCGCCAAGGGGCAGATTCGCGCTGAGCTGTATATCGGAAATGAGCAAGCAAAAGCCTTCTTCGGCCTCCTCAAGGCGCAAAAGGAATTAATTGAAAAGGAGCTAGGCTATCCGCTGGAATGGGAAGAGTTGCCAACACGGCGGGATTCTCGCATCGCGATCTATCGAGACGGAATTGATCCAGACAATGAGTCCGATTGGCCGCAACAACACCAATGGCTTGCAAAGCGCCTGAACGATTTGCACCGGGTTCTTTCCGTGCGCGTAGCAGCTTTGAACGCTGATAAATGGAATCCCGAAGGTAGCGTATGA
- a CDS encoding ABC transporter substrate-binding protein: MSKSLRTNAAGAAILAAGLFVTTPLLAGDRQYGQGASDTEIKIGQTMPYSGPLSASSVIGKVQTAYFRMINDHGGVNGRKITLISYDDAATPSKTVEQVRRLIESDEVLFTFETLGNASNIAVQKYLNDRKIPQLFVAGRSTRFEDPINFPWTMGFAPNLRTEIRVYARFILDNYPNARIGLLYQNDETGRDYLTGLKDALGARAGELIVSDASYDVSDPTVDSQVVRLKAAGVDVLIDMAASKFAAQVIRKMAELDWKPVHLLGVGSSSIDAVLSPAGIENAKGIISASSFKEAADPTWRDDEGMKRWSAFMDGYYPGGDRKSIFTVYGYSAAELLVQVLKQCGDNLSRENVMAQATSLKNVKLDLLLPGLSVNTSPTDYRVVKEFRMMRFTGERWEAFGPIVSD, translated from the coding sequence ATGAGTAAAAGCTTGCGCACGAATGCTGCCGGAGCGGCAATCCTTGCTGCCGGACTTTTCGTCACGACCCCTTTGCTCGCGGGTGATCGTCAATACGGTCAAGGCGCAAGTGATACTGAGATCAAGATCGGCCAGACGATGCCCTATAGCGGTCCGCTCTCCGCATCCTCCGTAATCGGCAAGGTGCAGACAGCCTATTTCCGCATGATCAATGATCATGGCGGCGTCAATGGACGCAAGATCACGTTGATTTCCTACGACGATGCGGCGACGCCGTCCAAGACCGTCGAGCAGGTCCGCAGGCTCATCGAGAGCGACGAGGTGTTGTTCACATTCGAGACGCTCGGCAATGCCTCGAACATCGCGGTTCAGAAATATCTCAATGACCGCAAGATCCCTCAGCTCTTCGTGGCCGGGCGGTCGACGCGTTTCGAGGATCCGATCAATTTTCCCTGGACGATGGGATTTGCTCCCAATCTGCGCACGGAGATTCGCGTCTACGCGCGTTTCATCCTGGACAACTATCCGAATGCCAGAATCGGCCTGCTCTATCAGAACGATGAGACCGGCAGGGATTATCTGACCGGGTTGAAGGATGCGCTCGGCGCAAGGGCAGGCGAACTCATCGTCAGTGACGCTTCATACGATGTGTCGGACCCGACCGTCGACTCGCAGGTCGTGCGCCTCAAGGCGGCCGGTGTCGACGTCCTCATCGACATGGCTGCCTCGAAATTCGCCGCCCAAGTCATCAGAAAGATGGCAGAGCTCGATTGGAAGCCCGTTCACCTCCTCGGCGTGGGCTCGTCCTCGATCGACGCGGTCCTGAGCCCGGCGGGCATCGAGAACGCAAAGGGCATCATCTCGGCGAGCTCGTTCAAGGAGGCCGCTGATCCGACCTGGCGTGATGACGAAGGCATGAAGCGATGGAGCGCCTTCATGGACGGCTATTATCCGGGAGGCGACCGGAAGAGCATCTTCACGGTCTATGGCTATAGCGCCGCCGAGTTGCTGGTCCAGGTCTTGAAGCAATGCGGGGACAATCTCTCGCGCGAGAATGTCATGGCGCAGGCGACGAGCCTGAAAAACGTGAAGCTCGATCTGCTGCTCCCGGGGCTCTCCGTCAACACCAGCCCGACCGACTATCGTGTGGTCAAGGAGTTCCGGATGATGCGTTTCACAGGCGAACGATGGGAGGCGTTCGGACCGATTGTCAGCGATTGA
- a CDS encoding CBS domain-containing protein translates to MKVRDVMHKGVDWVSPDTPIIEIAKLMQGHDIGCIPIGEDDHLVGMVTDRDIVCKGLASRDFNAARMTAREVMTEGIHCCREDDDLTKAVHHMETLKIRRLPVINKSKRMVGMISLGDIGQSATADLLTQCVKGVSAHHH, encoded by the coding sequence ATGAAAGTCAGAGACGTGATGCACAAGGGCGTCGATTGGGTCAGCCCCGACACCCCGATCATCGAGATCGCGAAGTTGATGCAAGGGCACGACATCGGCTGTATTCCGATCGGCGAAGACGACCATTTGGTCGGGATGGTGACCGATCGCGATATCGTCTGCAAAGGTCTCGCGAGCAGGGACTTCAACGCTGCGCGCATGACCGCGCGGGAGGTGATGACCGAAGGCATCCATTGCTGCCGGGAAGACGATGACCTGACGAAAGCCGTGCATCACATGGAGACGCTGAAAATCCGCCGGCTACCCGTGATCAACAAGAGCAAGCGGATGGTCGGCATGATCAGTCTCGGTGATATCGGCCAATCCGCCACCGCGGATCTGTTGACGCAATGCGTCAAGGGCGTATCGGCCCATCATCATTGA
- a CDS encoding DUF1326 domain-containing protein has translation MAASDWRLEGEWMKNCNCAFGCPCDFNAPPTHGYCRGLFAMRIAKGHFDGTKLDGLCFAITVDFPGPLHEGNGTIQPIIDERATPEQRQALFNIFSGKHSAEGTFFQIVSMIVTKIHDPVFAPFEFSFDKNGRVARLVATGVLETDVEPIKNPVTGNPHRIQVVMPEGFEHRGAEVASANIRSTGAIPFETHGTHSSLTNVVQTPEGVAA, from the coding sequence ATGGCTGCATCGGACTGGCGTCTCGAAGGCGAATGGATGAAGAATTGCAACTGCGCGTTTGGCTGCCCCTGCGATTTCAATGCACCGCCGACCCACGGCTATTGCCGGGGCCTGTTCGCCATGCGAATCGCCAAAGGACATTTCGACGGAACCAAGCTTGACGGTCTCTGCTTCGCGATCACAGTCGATTTCCCCGGCCCCCTGCATGAAGGCAACGGGACGATCCAGCCAATCATCGACGAACGCGCCACGCCGGAGCAGCGTCAGGCGTTGTTCAATATCTTTTCCGGAAAGCATTCCGCCGAGGGCACGTTCTTCCAGATTGTCAGCATGATCGTAACCAAGATCCACGATCCGGTGTTCGCACCCTTCGAATTTTCCTTCGACAAGAACGGACGCGTCGCAAGACTCGTCGCCACTGGCGTCCTCGAGACCGACGTCGAGCCGATCAAGAATCCGGTGACGGGTAATCCGCACCGCATCCAGGTGGTGATGCCCGAAGGATTCGAGCACAGGGGTGCCGAGGTCGCGTCCGCCAACATCCGCTCGACCGGCGCTATCCCGTTCGAGACCCACGGCACGCACAGCTCGCTC